A single region of the Pontibacter kalidii genome encodes:
- a CDS encoding ABC transporter permease, whose translation MIRHLFKLIWNRKKSNFLLITEIFICFLVLFGVLSLVVYNVRNYNKPLGFEHEQVWLLTMRPDLDSASLNRRNMEQALQLVKSMPEVEAASLTSSNAPFSFSQMNNGVSYNNKRIEANIYEVQDDFKDVMQVQVSEGRWFGAQDDASHHVPIVINEVMRQQLFGDENPLGKLFPQNDSTNFQVVGVVANFRPASEYAAEEPGYFERILLAKKEHAFWGEMLIRVKPGTGVAFEEKMIRQLGQVAKNWTLEVSTLEKMRQNKSKLALVPLIALGLVCGFLIFNVALGLFGVLWHNISRRNSEIGLRRALGAASSQIYWQFIGEVLVLATFGLLLGVFFAVQFPLLQVFQVESEVYFIALFSAVCVVYLLTAICAFYPSRQAAKIHPAVALHEE comes from the coding sequence ATGATACGCCATCTGTTTAAACTGATCTGGAACCGGAAGAAAAGCAACTTCCTGCTGATCACTGAAATTTTCATTTGCTTTTTAGTGCTGTTCGGGGTACTTAGCCTGGTAGTTTATAACGTACGCAACTACAACAAACCCTTGGGCTTTGAGCACGAGCAAGTGTGGCTGCTGACCATGCGCCCTGACCTTGACTCCGCCTCGCTAAATCGCCGGAACATGGAGCAAGCACTGCAGCTTGTAAAAAGTATGCCGGAGGTAGAGGCCGCTTCGCTTACCAGCAGCAATGCGCCGTTTTCTTTCAGCCAAATGAACAATGGCGTCTCTTACAACAATAAGCGGATTGAAGCCAATATCTACGAGGTGCAGGATGATTTTAAGGACGTGATGCAGGTACAGGTAAGCGAAGGACGCTGGTTCGGTGCGCAGGACGACGCCTCGCACCATGTGCCGATTGTGATCAACGAGGTGATGCGCCAGCAACTGTTTGGGGATGAGAACCCGCTCGGGAAACTGTTCCCTCAGAACGACAGCACCAACTTTCAGGTGGTGGGGGTTGTGGCCAATTTCCGCCCCGCCAGCGAATATGCGGCCGAGGAACCAGGCTATTTCGAACGTATACTTCTCGCTAAAAAGGAGCACGCGTTCTGGGGAGAGATGCTGATCCGGGTAAAGCCTGGAACCGGGGTAGCCTTCGAGGAGAAGATGATCAGGCAGCTGGGGCAGGTTGCCAAGAACTGGACGCTGGAAGTCTCGACGCTGGAGAAAATGCGGCAGAATAAATCCAAGCTCGCCCTGGTACCTCTTATCGCACTGGGTCTGGTCTGTGGCTTCCTGATCTTTAACGTGGCGTTGGGCTTGTTTGGCGTGCTGTGGCACAACATCAGCCGTCGTAACAGCGAAATCGGCTTGCGCAGGGCCCTGGGGGCAGCTTCTTCTCAGATCTACTGGCAGTTCATCGGCGAGGTACTGGTGCTGGCAACGTTCGGCTTGCTGCTGGGCGTGTTCTTTGCCGTGCAGTTTCCGCTCCTGCAGGTGTTTCAGGTAGAGTCAGAAGTATACTTCATAGCACTTTTCAGTGCTGTGTGCGTCGTGTACCTGCTCACCGCCATCTGCGCCTTTTACCCAAGCCGGCAAGCCGCCAAAATACATCCTGCCGTGGCGTTGCATGAAGAGTAA
- a CDS encoding ABC transporter permease, protein MLKNYLKIAWKVLLRRKFFTFISLFGISFTLMVLVVATSLFDHAFGPQMPERDTDKLLFVNMMREQIKDGHTRGGPPSYHFLDRNVRTLQTPEKVSINTMFFQVNSYINNRKLALDIKYTDQEFWDILDFNFVEGGPFGQQEVKSASRVAVINESTRKNYFGEDEALGQYIEVDQVKYKVVGIVENVSVLRLHSYADVWVPISLKSQDFNKPGLHGTYFATIKAAKASDIPQIKKEYATMMAEVERQHPEKEVELSSFPDTFLESIARTFLGNGKEPGVGILYALLMALALLFMLLPAINLVNINISRIMERSSEIGVRKAFGASSSTIIGQFLVENIFLTLLGGLLGFVLSALVLWLINDSGIIVYADLSLNLRIFGVGLLLCLVFGLVSGVYPAFKMSRLQAVEALRGGSK, encoded by the coding sequence ATGCTGAAGAACTACCTGAAAATAGCCTGGAAGGTGCTCTTGCGGCGCAAGTTCTTTACCTTCATCAGCCTCTTTGGCATCAGCTTTACCCTGATGGTGCTGGTGGTGGCCACCTCCCTCTTCGACCACGCCTTCGGGCCGCAAATGCCTGAGCGCGACACAGATAAACTGCTTTTCGTAAACATGATGCGCGAGCAGATAAAGGATGGCCATACGAGAGGCGGCCCTCCCAGCTACCACTTCCTCGACCGTAACGTGCGCACGCTGCAAACCCCTGAAAAGGTGTCCATCAACACCATGTTTTTCCAGGTCAACAGCTACATCAATAACCGCAAACTGGCCCTCGACATCAAGTATACCGATCAGGAGTTTTGGGATATCCTGGATTTTAACTTCGTGGAAGGAGGTCCTTTCGGGCAGCAGGAGGTGAAGAGCGCCAGCCGCGTAGCCGTGATTAACGAAAGCACCCGCAAAAATTACTTTGGTGAAGACGAGGCCCTGGGGCAGTACATAGAAGTAGACCAGGTAAAGTATAAAGTAGTGGGTATTGTGGAGAATGTGTCTGTGCTGCGCCTGCACTCCTATGCCGATGTGTGGGTGCCCATCTCGCTCAAAAGCCAGGACTTTAATAAGCCGGGCCTGCATGGTACTTACTTTGCCACCATCAAAGCGGCGAAGGCCTCGGATATCCCTCAGATCAAAAAGGAGTATGCCACGATGATGGCCGAAGTGGAGCGCCAGCACCCTGAAAAAGAAGTAGAGTTAAGTTCTTTCCCCGACACCTTCCTGGAGAGCATTGCCCGCACTTTCCTGGGCAATGGGAAGGAGCCGGGCGTGGGCATCCTGTATGCCCTGCTGATGGCGCTTGCCTTGCTGTTCATGCTGCTGCCTGCCATCAATCTGGTAAACATCAACATCAGCCGCATCATGGAGCGCTCCTCCGAGATAGGGGTGCGCAAGGCCTTCGGCGCCTCTTCCTCCACCATCATCGGGCAGTTTCTGGTAGAGAACATCTTCCTGACGCTGCTGGGTGGTTTACTGGGTTTTGTACTGTCGGCCCTGGTACTGTGGCTCATTAACGATAGCGGCATTATCGTTTACGCAGACCTGAGCCTGAACCTGCGCATATTTGGGGTGGGCTTGCTGCTCTGCCTTGTTTTTGGGTTGGTTTCCGGGGTATACCCCGCTTTTAAGATGTCACGCTTACAAGCCGTAGAGGCACTGAGAGGAGGTTCAAAATGA
- a CDS encoding ABC transporter ATP-binding protein translates to MITLSNIEKVYQTKSIETVALQHVNLRVPKGEFLSIMGPSGCGKSTLLNIMGLLDVPTQGTVEIDGHTITSYKDKELAHIRNEKIGFVFQSYHLVNDLSVLDNVELPLLYRSGISASERTRRAKTALEKVGLSARTKHYPTQLSGGQRQRVAIARALIGQPQLILADEPTGNLDSVMGEEIMNILLNLNQVDGTTIVMVTHDENMAQKTERLVRFFDGQQVSDAKVFANLQQV, encoded by the coding sequence ATGATCACGCTATCAAACATCGAAAAGGTCTACCAAACCAAGTCCATCGAGACGGTAGCCCTGCAGCACGTGAACTTGCGGGTTCCAAAAGGCGAATTCCTCTCCATCATGGGCCCTTCGGGCTGCGGCAAATCCACGCTGCTCAACATCATGGGCCTGCTGGACGTGCCGACCCAAGGCACGGTGGAAATTGATGGACATACCATCACCAGCTATAAAGACAAAGAATTAGCGCACATCCGCAACGAGAAGATCGGCTTTGTTTTCCAGAGTTACCACCTGGTAAACGACCTGAGCGTGCTCGACAACGTGGAGCTGCCCCTGCTCTACCGCAGCGGCATCTCTGCCTCCGAGCGCACCAGGCGCGCCAAAACCGCTCTGGAGAAAGTGGGCCTGAGCGCCCGCACCAAACACTACCCCACGCAGCTCTCGGGCGGACAGCGCCAGCGCGTGGCCATTGCCCGCGCGCTGATCGGCCAGCCGCAGCTTATACTTGCCGACGAGCCCACCGGCAACCTGGACTCGGTGATGGGCGAAGAGATCATGAATATCCTGCTGAACCTAAACCAAGTGGATGGCACCACCATCGTGATGGTGACGCACGACGAGAACATGGCCCAGAAAACCGAGCGCCTGGTGCGCTTCTTCGACGGGCAGCAGGTATCTGACGCCAAGGTGTTCGCGAACCTACAGCAAGTATAG
- a CDS encoding TolC family protein: MKKHYPYCLLFVLFALHCGQSIAQPGTRQLSLQEVVTLAQAQSAEALQVETSRENSYWKWRSVKSEYRPQLSLEGTLPDFSRTITPVTQPDGTTEFRPVSINNTDLGLTLSQVISPTGGKVFVTSLMQRFDDFDREQTRYNGNPAIIGLEQPLFAYNALSWNKKIEPLRYEESQKQYVEDREEIAVKATGLYFDLLLAQVNQGIAAKNLANNDTLYQVAQEKYKLGRLSKNDLLQLRLAVLNSDLALAQANLDEQTAALALRNYIGLKDSNRFSLHVPESIPNAAVATDLALAEARKNRKESINFRRRMLEAESLVAKARGDNGFNASLFATFGLTNQGAVLSDIYNRPDNQQRARIGFTMPILDWGRQRSVTKVAQLNQQLVEYTISQEETNFEQAVVTQVNQYNTLKNRIRTTAEADAIAAERYEIAKNTFLIGRISITELNIALAEKDQARRAYIASLSEFWEAHYTLRQLTLYDFERQEPIVAEAQEGV; the protein is encoded by the coding sequence ATGAAAAAGCATTACCCATACTGTTTGTTGTTTGTACTCTTTGCCCTGCACTGTGGCCAAAGTATAGCACAGCCTGGCACGCGGCAACTGAGCCTGCAGGAGGTGGTAACTTTGGCGCAGGCGCAGTCGGCAGAGGCGCTGCAGGTGGAGACTAGCCGGGAGAACAGTTATTGGAAATGGCGCAGCGTAAAATCGGAGTACCGGCCGCAGCTCAGCCTGGAGGGAACGCTTCCGGATTTCAGCCGCACCATCACCCCGGTTACCCAACCCGACGGCACCACCGAGTTCCGGCCTGTTTCCATCAACAATACAGACCTTGGACTTACGCTAAGCCAGGTGATCAGCCCGACCGGCGGCAAGGTGTTCGTTACTTCTCTGATGCAGCGTTTCGACGATTTTGACCGCGAACAGACCCGCTACAACGGCAACCCGGCCATTATCGGGCTGGAGCAGCCGCTATTTGCCTACAACGCCCTGAGCTGGAACAAGAAGATAGAGCCGCTGCGCTACGAGGAGTCGCAGAAGCAGTATGTGGAGGACCGGGAGGAAATAGCCGTAAAAGCCACCGGTTTATACTTCGACCTGCTGCTGGCCCAGGTAAACCAAGGTATAGCCGCCAAGAACCTGGCCAACAACGACACGCTCTACCAGGTGGCCCAGGAAAAGTATAAACTCGGCCGCCTCTCTAAAAACGACCTGCTGCAGCTGCGCCTGGCAGTGCTTAACTCTGATCTGGCGCTGGCCCAGGCCAACCTGGATGAGCAAACGGCCGCGCTGGCCCTGCGCAATTACATCGGCCTGAAAGACAGTAACCGCTTTAGCCTGCACGTACCGGAAAGTATCCCTAATGCTGCTGTGGCAACAGACCTGGCACTAGCCGAGGCCAGGAAGAACCGCAAGGAAAGTATAAACTTCAGGCGCAGGATGCTGGAGGCTGAGAGTCTGGTGGCCAAAGCCCGTGGCGACAATGGATTTAACGCCAGCCTTTTCGCCACTTTTGGCCTCACAAACCAGGGCGCTGTTTTGAGTGATATCTACAACCGCCCCGATAACCAGCAGCGTGCGCGCATCGGCTTTACCATGCCTATACTCGATTGGGGCCGGCAGCGCTCCGTTACCAAAGTGGCGCAGTTGAACCAGCAGTTGGTGGAGTATACCATCAGCCAAGAAGAAACCAACTTTGAGCAGGCCGTGGTGACGCAGGTGAACCAGTACAACACCCTAAAAAACCGCATCAGAACCACTGCCGAGGCCGATGCCATCGCCGCAGAGCGCTACGAGATCGCGAAGAACACGTTCCTGATTGGCCGCATCAGCATTACCGAACTAAACATCGCTCTAGCTGAGAAAGACCAGGCCCGCCGCGCCTACATCGCCTCGCTCAGCGAGTTCTGGGAAGCCCATTATACTTTGAGACAGCTAACACTTTATGATTTTGAACGACAAGAACCGATTGTGGCGGAGGCGCAGGAGGGGGTATGA
- a CDS encoding efflux RND transporter periplasmic adaptor subunit, with product MDRELSAATKQANRRKRIWQISIAAALVLAAIFGFRSLLAPGIRRSEVRTAVVERGPVVATLTASGVVVPEHEQAITSPIQARIEQVVRNTGEQVQPGEQVLLLDRSYTQLAYDKLKDEQQLNQHKSVQMRLELEKKLNSLESQLAIKRMNVKSLEAQLEDEQYLLKIGGGTREQVKQAELKLKIAQQELAQLEQDIESERKLLKADEQELSFTLAMNGRSLEELERKMEQAEVRATRPGVVTWVKNEIGSSVNAGEVIARLADLSSFRVQASISDAFADQLHVGGEAVARINNTDLKGSIVAIEPSVKNGTVTFYVALQEKSHQLLRPSLRVDLFVTTTTKNNTLRVKNGPYFNSGSLDKLFVLREDELIQVPARTGVSNTDFVELENGVEPGDVVVISDMKDYEHVQKVRLK from the coding sequence ATGGATCGTGAATTATCAGCCGCTACCAAACAAGCTAACCGCCGCAAGCGCATCTGGCAGATAAGTATAGCCGCGGCGCTGGTGCTGGCAGCCATCTTCGGGTTCAGAAGTCTGCTGGCACCCGGCATCAGGCGCAGCGAGGTACGAACCGCTGTGGTGGAGCGGGGGCCAGTAGTAGCTACCCTCACCGCCTCGGGTGTGGTGGTGCCGGAGCATGAGCAGGCCATTACCAGCCCCATTCAGGCGCGCATCGAGCAGGTGGTGCGTAATACCGGCGAGCAGGTGCAACCCGGTGAACAGGTGCTCCTCCTCGATCGCTCCTATACCCAACTCGCCTACGATAAGCTGAAGGACGAGCAGCAACTGAACCAGCACAAGAGCGTGCAGATGCGCCTGGAACTGGAGAAAAAACTGAATAGCCTGGAGTCGCAGCTGGCCATTAAGCGCATGAACGTGAAAAGCCTGGAGGCGCAGCTGGAAGACGAGCAGTACTTGTTAAAGATAGGCGGCGGCACACGCGAGCAGGTAAAGCAGGCAGAGCTGAAACTGAAAATAGCCCAGCAGGAACTGGCACAACTGGAGCAGGACATCGAAAGCGAGCGCAAACTGCTGAAAGCCGACGAGCAGGAGTTAAGTTTTACCCTGGCGATGAACGGCCGCTCGCTGGAAGAACTGGAGCGCAAGATGGAACAGGCCGAAGTACGTGCCACCCGCCCCGGCGTGGTAACCTGGGTGAAGAACGAGATTGGCAGCAGCGTGAACGCCGGCGAGGTGATCGCCCGACTGGCCGACCTGAGCAGCTTCCGGGTACAGGCCAGCATTTCGGATGCCTTTGCAGACCAGTTGCATGTGGGTGGCGAGGCCGTTGCCCGCATCAACAACACCGACCTGAAAGGCAGCATCGTAGCCATTGAGCCTTCGGTAAAGAACGGCACCGTCACCTTTTACGTGGCCCTGCAGGAGAAGAGCCACCAACTGCTGCGCCCCAGCCTCCGCGTGGACCTCTTTGTGACCACCACCACCAAAAACAACACCCTGAGAGTGAAAAACGGCCCCTACTTTAACAGTGGCTCCCTGGATAAACTGTTCGTGCTGCGCGAGGATGAGCTGATACAAGTACCTGCCCGCACCGGCGTCAGCAACACCGATTTTGTAGAGTTGGAAAATGGCGTGGAGCCTGGTGATGTGGTTGTGATCTCAGACATGAAGGACTACGAGCACGTGCAGAAAGTGAGGTTGAAGTAG
- a CDS encoding 2'-5' RNA ligase family protein — protein sequence MNLPDHYDTLYKASIEKISSGQYQLDPLLDSPNDNRFGITLLLRPDEQTKQHIQAFLGELKAVDPAQYYYPASDIHITVMSIISCYSGFALGQISVPAYVELIRESIPTRREINISFKGITASPSCAMVQGFMLDATLNELRENLRVNFKHSGLEQSIDKRYTIQTAHATVVRFRKEITHLGAFLQVLEKYRNHDFGTFRAQALELVYNDWYQREKHVQVLHRFELR from the coding sequence ATGAATCTCCCGGATCACTACGATACCCTCTACAAAGCCTCGATAGAGAAAATCAGCTCCGGCCAATACCAGCTCGACCCGCTGCTGGATTCGCCCAACGATAATCGTTTCGGTATCACGCTGCTGCTGCGGCCCGACGAGCAGACAAAGCAGCACATCCAGGCATTCCTCGGTGAGCTGAAAGCCGTAGATCCGGCGCAGTACTATTACCCGGCCTCAGACATCCACATCACGGTTATGTCAATCATCTCTTGCTACAGCGGCTTTGCGTTGGGGCAAATTTCTGTTCCGGCCTATGTGGAGCTAATCCGGGAAAGTATACCTACTCGGCGGGAGATCAACATCAGCTTTAAAGGCATTACGGCTTCCCCATCCTGCGCGATGGTGCAGGGTTTTATGCTGGATGCTACGCTGAACGAGCTGCGGGAAAACCTGCGGGTAAACTTTAAGCATTCCGGGCTGGAGCAAAGTATAGACAAGCGTTATACCATACAAACAGCGCATGCCACCGTTGTCCGGTTCCGAAAAGAAATCACCCACCTGGGAGCTTTCCTGCAGGTGCTGGAGAAGTACAGAAACCATGATTTCGGTACGTTCAGGGCACAGGCCCTGGAGCTGGTCTACAACGATTGGTACCAGCGCGAAAAGCATGTGCAGGTGCTGCATCGGTTCGAGCTTCGGTAA
- a CDS encoding short chain dehydrogenase, whose protein sequence is MKILLVGGTGTIGKRIYWRLQDQHEIVTAGSKSGDVQVDMTDPRSIEEMFNAVGKVDALVVAAGSAPMAPVQDLTQEHFQEGFRSKMMGQINLALIGQKHLSPGGSITLTSGILAEDPIALGAVLSTVNSAVNGFVIGAAGELLQQGIRINVVSPGVVEDSAEAIGSYFPGHNPVPMERVVNGYLKSILGICTGQVIKVY, encoded by the coding sequence ATGAAGATTTTACTCGTCGGCGGCACCGGCACCATTGGCAAACGCATCTACTGGCGCCTGCAGGACCAGCACGAAATCGTAACGGCCGGCTCTAAGAGCGGCGATGTGCAGGTAGACATGACAGACCCGCGCTCGATTGAGGAAATGTTTAACGCCGTAGGCAAGGTAGATGCCCTTGTGGTGGCCGCCGGTAGTGCGCCCATGGCGCCAGTACAAGACCTGACGCAGGAGCATTTCCAGGAAGGCTTCCGCAGCAAAATGATGGGGCAGATAAACCTGGCCCTCATCGGGCAGAAGCACCTGAGCCCCGGCGGAAGTATAACCCTTACCTCCGGTATTCTGGCAGAAGACCCGATTGCGCTGGGTGCGGTGCTGAGTACGGTAAACTCCGCTGTGAATGGCTTTGTGATAGGGGCTGCGGGCGAGCTTCTGCAGCAGGGAATCCGCATTAACGTGGTGAGCCCCGGCGTAGTGGAGGACTCGGCAGAGGCCATCGGTAGCTACTTCCCCGGTCATAACCCGGTGCCGATGGAGCGAGTGGTGAACGGCTACCTTAAAAGTATACTTGGTATCTGTACCGGCCAGGTTATCAAGGTATATTAA
- a CDS encoding aminopeptidase P family protein, which produces MTYRDKLAAIRSQMKGEGVSAYIIPSADPHISEYVPDRYKCIEFASGFTGSAGTLVITEEAAHLWTDARYFVQANEQLEGTGFELAKLHVQNAPEYIGWLAERLPEGATVAFDGKLISVALAQLLESQLTPIGFKINSERDYLEPIWTDRPNLPAAPAFLLGEEVVGESLESKLERLRNALKKHRAEYHLISSLDDLAWLFNMRGSDVKCNPVVLSFALISQDKALLFIDTTKLTEEDQARLRKAGVELETYDMIERAVSAIPGNSILVDPRRNCYALYKELPKEVRVIQDTNPTTFFKAMKNEVEVQHTRQTMVKDGVALTRFFKWLEENIGKTRITELTVVEKVREFRAQQDGFVGESFDTISGYRAHGALPHYRVTEESDVELQPEGLLLVDSGGQYTSGTTDITRVVSLGNLTEEESTDYTLVLKGMIDGSTARYPKGTKGYQIDAITRKPLWDYARNYGHGTGHGVGFFLNVHEGPHVLNPTPTAVDLELGMISSVEPGIYRPGKHGIRIENLVLTVPDETNDFGEFYTFEHLTLTLIDTTPVKKELLEAHQIKWLNEYHQQVVEKLGPHLAEDELAWLKEKAKAI; this is translated from the coding sequence ATGACCTACAGAGATAAATTAGCAGCCATCCGAAGCCAGATGAAAGGGGAGGGCGTGAGTGCCTATATCATTCCATCGGCTGATCCCCATATAAGTGAGTATGTGCCAGACAGGTATAAATGCATTGAGTTTGCCTCCGGTTTTACCGGTTCGGCAGGCACACTGGTAATTACCGAGGAGGCAGCGCACCTGTGGACGGATGCCCGCTATTTTGTGCAGGCCAATGAGCAGCTGGAAGGCACCGGTTTTGAGCTGGCGAAGCTGCACGTGCAGAACGCCCCGGAATACATCGGCTGGCTGGCCGAGCGGCTGCCGGAGGGCGCCACCGTGGCTTTCGACGGAAAGCTGATTTCGGTAGCGCTGGCGCAGTTGCTGGAGTCGCAGCTAACGCCTATCGGTTTTAAAATTAACAGCGAGCGCGATTACCTGGAGCCGATCTGGACGGACCGTCCGAACTTGCCTGCTGCCCCGGCCTTTTTGCTGGGTGAGGAAGTAGTGGGGGAGAGCCTGGAGAGTAAGCTGGAGCGCCTGCGTAATGCCCTGAAAAAGCACAGAGCTGAGTACCACCTGATCTCCTCGCTGGACGATTTGGCCTGGCTCTTTAACATGCGCGGCTCCGATGTAAAGTGTAACCCGGTGGTGCTGAGCTTCGCCCTCATCAGCCAGGACAAAGCCTTGCTGTTTATTGATACAACCAAACTCACGGAAGAAGACCAGGCCAGGCTAAGAAAAGCGGGCGTGGAGCTGGAGACCTATGATATGATCGAACGGGCCGTGTCGGCCATACCTGGCAACAGCATCCTGGTTGATCCGCGCCGCAACTGCTATGCCCTGTATAAGGAGCTGCCAAAAGAAGTGCGCGTGATTCAGGATACCAACCCAACCACCTTCTTTAAAGCCATGAAGAACGAGGTGGAGGTGCAGCACACCCGCCAGACGATGGTAAAAGACGGCGTGGCGCTGACCCGCTTCTTTAAGTGGCTGGAGGAAAACATCGGCAAGACCAGGATCACGGAGCTGACGGTAGTGGAGAAAGTGCGCGAGTTCCGCGCCCAGCAGGACGGCTTTGTAGGCGAAAGCTTCGATACGATTTCCGGCTACCGAGCGCATGGTGCTTTGCCGCATTACCGCGTGACCGAGGAAAGCGACGTGGAGCTGCAGCCAGAGGGCCTGCTGCTGGTAGACTCCGGCGGCCAGTACACTTCCGGCACCACCGACATTACGCGCGTGGTATCGCTGGGCAATTTAACCGAAGAGGAAAGTACAGATTATACTTTGGTGCTGAAGGGCATGATAGACGGCTCTACGGCCCGCTACCCGAAGGGCACGAAAGGGTACCAGATCGATGCCATCACCCGCAAACCGCTCTGGGACTATGCCCGCAACTACGGCCACGGCACCGGTCATGGCGTGGGTTTCTTCCTGAACGTGCACGAAGGTCCGCACGTGCTCAACCCAACGCCAACGGCTGTAGACCTGGAGCTGGGGATGATCTCTTCGGTGGAGCCAGGCATTTACCGCCCGGGCAAGCACGGCATCCGCATCGAGAACCTGGTGCTCACCGTGCCCGACGAAACAAACGACTTCGGCGAGTTTTATACGTTCGAGCACCTCACGCTGACCCTGATCGACACCACACCGGTGAAGAAAGAGCTGCTGGAGGCGCACCAGATCAAATGGCTGAACGAGTACCACCAGCAAGTGGTGGAGAAACTCGGCCCACACCTGGCAGAAGATGAACTGGCCTGGCTGAAAGAGAAAGCGAAAGCGATTTAG
- a CDS encoding GNAT family N-acetyltransferase → MMQIKEIRAEDTWQLRRDVMWPQQSINYVQLPEDKSGQHFGLYLSGELVSVVSLFVAGQRAQFRKLATLPRHQGKGYGTALLHHLLKEASAQGITQLWCNARQEKAEFYKRFGLQETSHTFRKGGKDYVVMEGSVATPEAAASTAE, encoded by the coding sequence ATGATGCAGATAAAAGAGATTAGAGCCGAAGACACCTGGCAGCTCAGGCGCGACGTGATGTGGCCGCAGCAAAGTATAAACTATGTGCAGCTGCCCGAGGATAAAAGCGGGCAGCACTTTGGTTTATACTTATCCGGTGAGTTGGTCTCGGTGGTGTCGCTGTTTGTGGCGGGGCAGCGGGCGCAGTTCCGCAAGTTGGCCACCTTGCCGCGGCACCAGGGCAAAGGTTACGGCACGGCGTTGCTGCATCATCTGCTTAAAGAGGCATCAGCACAAGGTATAACACAGCTCTGGTGCAACGCGCGGCAGGAGAAAGCAGAATTTTACAAGCGCTTCGGGTTGCAGGAAACAAGCCATACGTTCAGGAAGGGCGGGAAAGATTACGTGGTGATGGAGGGAAGTGTAGCTACTCCTGAGGCAGCCGCAAGTACAGCGGAATAA
- a CDS encoding 3'-5' exonuclease — MREFILFIDTETTGIPLDWNAPYSDAKSWPYSVQIAWAVYTKEGQELKAENHYVYEPELEISEESERIHGITKQFLQDNGKARKDVLALLAEDLEQYQPLVVGHFMQLDFHMLGVGFHRANMPNPLPQLPTFCTMNASADFLLGRRQSFLRLGELYERLFQEPLQHQHDAAVDVKATAACFFKLMEQGDISPETILQQQQVQRKPAKGSFFKAKESLLLLLALFILAVILITLL, encoded by the coding sequence ATGCGGGAGTTTATACTTTTTATCGATACCGAAACGACAGGCATCCCCCTGGACTGGAACGCCCCTTACTCCGATGCGAAAAGCTGGCCCTACTCTGTGCAGATTGCCTGGGCCGTTTATACCAAAGAAGGGCAGGAGCTGAAGGCGGAGAATCATTATGTCTATGAGCCGGAGCTGGAGATTTCAGAGGAATCTGAGAGAATTCACGGCATCACAAAGCAATTTCTGCAGGACAATGGCAAAGCCAGAAAGGATGTGCTTGCGCTGCTGGCCGAGGATCTGGAACAGTACCAGCCGCTGGTAGTGGGCCACTTTATGCAGCTCGATTTCCACATGCTGGGGGTGGGCTTCCACCGGGCAAACATGCCCAACCCGCTGCCGCAGCTGCCCACTTTCTGCACCATGAACGCCTCGGCCGATTTCCTGCTGGGGCGCAGGCAGAGCTTCCTGAGGCTGGGCGAACTGTATGAGCGCCTTTTTCAGGAGCCGCTGCAGCACCAACATGATGCCGCCGTGGACGTAAAAGCCACTGCTGCCTGTTTCTTTAAGCTGATGGAGCAGGGCGACATCAGCCCGGAAACCATTCTGCAGCAGCAACAGGTGCAGCGGAAACCGGCGAAGGGGTCGTTTTTTAAAGCAAAAGAGTCTCTGCTGCTCCTGCTTGCACTGTTTATACTTGCTGTTATACTTATCACCCTTCTATGA